The Pedosphaera parvula Ellin514 genome has a segment encoding these proteins:
- a CDS encoding ABC transporter permease, which translates to MSANNSPATPVRSRRLRLQEGGLLVVILLLGVLLTVFGGSVKVPKFETNAEGERVRVFRTNESGDKEPVLVEKNKFLNAQNLAQVAKDTSFIAIMAVGATFVIISGGIDLSVGAIYALASVLGALVLQRCGPEGAHAGLSPWISVSLGMLACVGTAVLCGFLNGGMIVALRVHPFIITLGTMAILRGVAFVITKGQSIGGFPQAFRDLIRWEIGDGLSLVPLVVMIIVTIVGGIYLARLATGRRVYAIGGNELASKFSGIQVNRVKLSVYIISGLTAGIAALLSIGYYGGATSGDGQGYELNVIAAAVVGGASLAGGKGSALGALLGALVIQLITTGIVILQIDQNYSQIIMGIVVIVAVVLDQLNNLLAKRRLLSHSK; encoded by the coding sequence ATGAGTGCCAATAACAGCCCGGCAACACCGGTGCGCTCGCGCAGACTTCGCTTGCAAGAAGGCGGATTGCTCGTAGTGATTTTGCTTTTGGGGGTGTTGTTGACGGTTTTTGGCGGTAGTGTGAAGGTGCCCAAGTTCGAAACCAATGCCGAGGGGGAACGGGTGCGGGTCTTCCGCACGAATGAAAGCGGCGACAAAGAGCCGGTGCTGGTGGAGAAGAATAAATTCCTAAATGCTCAGAATCTGGCGCAGGTGGCCAAGGATACGAGCTTCATTGCAATCATGGCGGTGGGGGCCACCTTCGTCATTATTTCCGGCGGGATTGATCTTTCGGTGGGTGCGATCTATGCGCTGGCGTCGGTGTTGGGGGCATTGGTGCTGCAGCGGTGCGGGCCGGAGGGAGCGCATGCCGGACTTTCACCCTGGATAAGTGTATCGCTGGGTATGCTTGCTTGTGTGGGAACAGCGGTGCTGTGCGGATTTCTGAACGGCGGAATGATTGTGGCGCTGCGGGTACATCCATTCATCATCACACTGGGGACGATGGCGATTTTGCGCGGCGTTGCGTTCGTGATTACCAAAGGCCAATCGATTGGCGGGTTTCCCCAGGCGTTTCGCGACCTGATTCGGTGGGAAATCGGTGACGGACTCAGCCTGGTGCCGCTGGTGGTGATGATCATTGTGACAATCGTGGGCGGGATTTATCTGGCACGATTGGCGACGGGACGGAGGGTTTACGCAATTGGCGGCAATGAATTAGCCAGCAAATTCAGCGGCATCCAGGTGAACCGGGTGAAGCTGAGTGTTTACATCATTTCCGGTTTGACGGCGGGGATAGCGGCATTGCTTTCGATTGGCTATTACGGCGGCGCGACCTCCGGCGATGGCCAGGGTTACGAGCTGAATGTGATTGCGGCGGCGGTGGTGGGCGGCGCGAGTCTGGCGGGTGGCAAAGGGTCGGCGCTGGGGGCATTGCTGGGAGCGTTGGTGATTCAACTGATTACAACTGGCATTGTGATTTTGCAGATCGACCAGAATTACAGCCAAATAATCATGGGGATTGTCGTAATTGTGGCGGTGGTGCTGGATCAATTGAACAATTTACTGGCGAAGCGTCGGTTGCTTTCGCATTCAAAATGA
- a CDS encoding sensor histidine kinase, with the protein MGPRHFFASPTFADEEQTHRAWILHTILWTVLLATNMLAILLLFLLPQYTLRWVSSVLVIDFMHPVLMMLNRRGETRSAGIILIVVLWLLATVLALTGGGVRSPVTAAYIADTLICGLLFGENVGVFAAAFFCLTVFVLAGLENLGYLPATKVIRTSFSLWGTQTFYLALMASYQFLANRSIKAALERARGELNVRRQTEASLRESEQRYREVFETTSDHIFLLDVLPDGRFCVDRWNPAAERAAGISSAELAGKALEELVPPGEARRITGNYNRCIAEKSPISYEESLTLGGKNYDFHTTLIPVKNAEGQIRRIVGVAHDITERKRAVAELQESEDRYRIVVEQTGQMIYDYDVPSGEISWRGAVTKLTGFTLEEFQKVNIRRWEEMIHPADHEKAMTAFHEAMRTASDYDMEYRFRCKDGSYIYVKDHGLFLPGASGKSLRLLGAMADITAHKEAEIALRRSHNELEARVQERTTALQRANKELEAFTYTVSHDLRAPLRAVDGFTDLLQEEYGRGMPEDAQQLLASIKAGSQRMEHLVQDLLNLSRIDRQPMAPRCVDMNRLVREVFEEQRGQQPSRDIELRVDTLPDCLGDSSLLRQVFVNLLSNAIKFTGPREKALIEVGSKTEGDENVYFIRDNGVGFDMKYAGKLFGAFQRLHTAEQFPGTGIGLSIVQRIIHRHSGRIWVESAVDRGTTFYFTLPPYKSSDESGGGGVPEPVANVHPEGKMQSNH; encoded by the coding sequence ATGGGACCACGTCATTTTTTTGCATCACCGACGTTCGCAGATGAAGAGCAAACGCATCGGGCATGGATCCTGCATACTATTCTTTGGACCGTTCTGTTGGCGACGAATATGTTAGCCATCCTCCTTCTCTTCCTCCTGCCTCAATACACGTTGCGATGGGTGTCGAGTGTTCTGGTAATCGACTTCATGCATCCTGTGTTGATGATGCTCAATCGCCGTGGTGAAACGCGATCAGCCGGCATCATATTGATTGTTGTGCTTTGGTTGCTGGCAACAGTGCTGGCTTTGACGGGGGGAGGTGTTCGCTCACCTGTCACGGCAGCCTACATCGCGGATACACTCATCTGCGGGCTTTTGTTTGGCGAGAATGTTGGGGTGTTCGCAGCAGCTTTTTTCTGCCTCACAGTATTTGTTTTGGCCGGGCTGGAAAATCTGGGCTATCTTCCCGCCACCAAAGTGATTCGCACATCTTTTTCACTTTGGGGTACTCAAACGTTTTATCTTGCGCTCATGGCCAGTTATCAGTTTCTGGCCAACCGCTCGATCAAGGCAGCTCTGGAGCGGGCGCGGGGAGAACTGAACGTGCGCCGACAAACTGAGGCCTCTCTGCGTGAAAGCGAACAGCGTTACCGGGAGGTGTTTGAAACGACATCAGATCATATATTTCTGCTGGATGTCCTGCCGGACGGCCGCTTTTGCGTTGATCGTTGGAATCCCGCCGCTGAGAGAGCAGCGGGGATTTCATCGGCGGAGCTTGCCGGGAAGGCGCTCGAGGAGTTGGTTCCACCGGGGGAGGCGCGAAGGATTACCGGCAACTACAACAGGTGCATCGCTGAAAAATCTCCGATCAGTTATGAGGAGAGCTTGACCCTCGGCGGAAAAAATTACGATTTTCACACGACCCTGATTCCGGTGAAGAATGCTGAAGGACAGATTCGACGCATTGTGGGGGTGGCTCACGACATCACCGAACGGAAGCGGGCGGTTGCCGAGCTGCAGGAAAGTGAGGATCGCTATCGGATCGTGGTCGAGCAAACAGGGCAGATGATCTATGATTACGATGTGCCGTCGGGCGAGATCTCCTGGCGCGGGGCCGTCACGAAGCTTACAGGCTTCACCCTCGAGGAATTTCAAAAAGTGAATATTCGTCGGTGGGAGGAGATGATCCACCCAGCTGATCATGAAAAGGCCATGACCGCGTTCCATGAGGCGATGCGGACAGCCAGTGATTACGACATGGAGTACCGGTTCCGATGCAAGGATGGGAGTTATATTTACGTGAAAGATCACGGCCTTTTTCTGCCGGGTGCATCCGGAAAATCCCTCCGCCTGCTCGGGGCGATGGCAGACATCACGGCTCACAAGGAGGCCGAGATTGCCTTGCGCCGATCGCATAACGAATTGGAGGCGCGCGTTCAGGAGCGGACAACCGCTCTGCAGAGAGCGAACAAGGAATTGGAGGCATTTACTTATACCGTGTCGCACGATTTACGCGCTCCACTGCGGGCGGTGGATGGCTTCACGGATTTATTGCAGGAAGAGTATGGCCGTGGAATGCCTGAAGATGCCCAACAACTGCTGGCCAGTATTAAAGCCGGCTCGCAACGGATGGAACATCTGGTCCAGGATCTTTTGAATTTGTCCCGCATAGATCGTCAGCCCATGGCGCCCCGGTGCGTGGATATGAACAGGCTGGTGCGTGAGGTGTTTGAAGAACAGCGGGGACAACAACCTTCCCGCGATATAGAGTTGCGGGTGGATACATTGCCGGATTGCCTGGGGGACAGTTCCCTGCTGCGACAGGTATTCGTTAACCTGCTTTCCAATGCGATCAAGTTTACCGGCCCCCGTGAAAAAGCGTTGATTGAGGTGGGCTCGAAAACCGAAGGCGACGAGAATGTTTACTTTATTCGGGATAATGGAGTGGGCTTTGATATGAAATATGCGGGGAAGCTTTTCGGAGCTTTTCAACGCCTGCACACCGCCGAACAGTTTCCGGGAACAGGCATTGGCCTCTCGATTGTGCAGCGCATCATTCATCGCCACAGTGGACGCATCTGGGTGGAATCTGCGGTGGATCGGGGGACGACATTCTATTTTACGCTGCCGCCTTATAAGAGCAGTGATGAGTCGGGAGGCGGAGGGGTTCCAGAACCGGTTGCGAATGTGCATCCGGAAGGAAAAATGCAATCCAACCACTGA
- a CDS encoding sialidase family protein — protein sequence MNQTRQISLLALTMLSMSVRFVAAEINKPSTTPTPTVTPAKARPNIPEMIEADGKLRLSFGDEKMVLPRGLQPSMLRTASGALIVQAQIPQKPFPSSRMTYPWAMETRISRDDGKTWTLFPLKPNENGVNLEGGIVQLRDGTILALDTYISPGTHPDEGIGQLYTSTNDWRTLEGPQNVTFDLPNADFYCSKDDGGHPHDAQRLHRRILELPSGDLLATFYGWIKGDKTPATYMPTMMKSRVILVRSTDRGQHWKMISTVAVDPTIGTEGFGEPVIVRLSKGPNAGRLICLMRTGRELREAISDDEGVTWSPHQPRVFAGLDIYRTELWVDWLRNYKGSKGRLLDENNPDDLRGAVVDPELIELRSGLLVAAFGVRIPQKACWAHPEHSWNGNYLAFSTDHGQTWSNVVRMTSGVLTTHYMAVEETLTDNKLFVTYDLGGWSKGMNRDIWGRFVEVAIKAH from the coding sequence ATGAACCAAACCCGTCAAATCTCGCTGCTCGCCCTGACAATGCTTTCAATGAGCGTGCGATTCGTTGCCGCCGAAATCAACAAACCCTCCACGACTCCCACACCCACGGTTACACCGGCAAAGGCGCGTCCCAACATTCCCGAGATGATCGAGGCCGACGGCAAACTCCGCCTGAGCTTCGGTGACGAAAAAATGGTTCTCCCTCGAGGTTTGCAACCGTCGATGCTTCGCACCGCATCCGGTGCGTTGATAGTGCAGGCACAAATTCCTCAGAAACCGTTCCCGTCATCGCGCATGACTTATCCCTGGGCGATGGAAACCAGAATTTCACGGGACGACGGCAAAACCTGGACGCTCTTCCCGCTGAAGCCGAATGAAAATGGGGTGAACCTGGAAGGCGGCATCGTGCAACTGCGGGACGGCACCATCCTTGCCCTCGACACTTATATTTCGCCGGGCACGCATCCCGACGAAGGCATTGGACAACTTTACACCTCCACGAATGACTGGCGCACCTTGGAAGGCCCGCAGAATGTCACCTTCGATCTGCCAAACGCAGATTTCTATTGCTCCAAAGACGATGGTGGACACCCGCATGACGCGCAACGACTCCATCGCCGGATTCTCGAACTGCCCAGCGGCGATTTGTTGGCGACTTTTTACGGCTGGATCAAAGGCGACAAAACTCCCGCCACCTACATGCCCACCATGATGAAGTCGCGGGTGATACTGGTCCGCTCAACCGATCGCGGACAACATTGGAAAATGATCTCCACAGTGGCGGTCGATCCAACGATCGGCACTGAAGGCTTTGGAGAACCTGTCATTGTGCGATTGAGCAAGGGGCCAAATGCAGGGCGGTTAATCTGTCTCATGCGGACGGGCCGCGAATTGCGTGAAGCAATTTCCGATGACGAAGGCGTGACTTGGAGTCCGCATCAACCGCGCGTATTCGCTGGTCTAGATATCTATCGCACCGAACTCTGGGTCGATTGGCTCCGCAATTACAAAGGCTCGAAAGGACGGTTGCTGGACGAAAACAATCCCGATGACTTGCGGGGCGCGGTGGTGGATCCCGAACTGATTGAATTACGCAGTGGCTTGCTCGTCGCAGCCTTCGGAGTGCGCATTCCGCAGAAAGCCTGCTGGGCACATCCGGAACATTCCTGGAATGGCAATTATCTCGCCTTCAGCACCGACCACGGACAAACCTGGAGCAACGTGGTCCGCATGACCTCTGGAGTTTTGACAACCCACTACATGGCCGTGGAGGAAACGCTCACCGACAACAAACTCTTTGTAACCTACGACCTCGGCGGCTGGAGCAAGGGAATGAACCGCGACATCTGGGGTCGATTCGTGGAAGTTGCCATAAAGGCTCATTGA
- a CDS encoding hybrid sensor histidine kinase/response regulator encodes MNLLSLESSDHKQWEKELQRVNRALRLVCETNKTLAQSSDVGTWLDRVCRTAVEVGGYRMAWVGFAEQNERRSVRPVACAGFESGYLESANITWADEPRGRGPVGTSIRTGEFCVTRNIPEDPAFHPWREQAVLRGYNSSIALPLRNNGRVFGTLSMYAEEVDAFESKEVEILKQLAEDLAFGLTVVLRTRAERRSAMEALEESQRKLEQAQRIAHVGHWERDLKTGLITCSDEIYRILGLEPQPGKLYRSEFLKLVHPEDRDRLVAEVDEATRLSQHFDVEYRIIRPDGGVRFLHSQGSVMRGDTKKSDRVFGIAQDITQRKRAIEALMESEQRFRQVTESIDEVFWLTNLDRNETIYISPAYERIWGRTCESLYKSPQSWLEAVHPEDQARVKEAFQKFQKTGSFEQEFRILRPDGVQRWIHDRGFPVRDKQGNLYRLAGVAEDITERKELEKQFLRAQRMESIGTLAGGIAHDLNNMLAPILMTCELMKMELPGEENQQLIAMIEGNAKRGSELVKQVLSFARGVEGCYLSLQPRHLIREIASIIGETFPKSIRIQTRIAENLWPLSGDPTQLHQVMLNLSLNARDAMPSGGDLTITAENIEIDAANRPMNLQAKPGSYVVIKVTDTGTGIAPEMREKIFDPFFTTKEVGEGTGLGLSTALGIVKSHSGFINVYSEPGKGSTFEVWLPAKVARDLAASGIEEARMPHGRGELLLVIDDEASVRTITKQTLEAYGYNVLTAADGADAVAVFAQHKDEIKLALTDMIMPVMDGSVLIPVLKKINPAVEIIAVSGLSTSEHRARAMATGAKHFLPKPYTAETLLNTLDEMLHTGAKTREDVPVEVD; translated from the coding sequence ATGAATTTGCTGAGTCTCGAGAGCTCCGACCATAAGCAGTGGGAAAAGGAATTGCAACGCGTTAACCGCGCACTCCGCCTGGTCTGCGAAACGAATAAAACACTGGCTCAAAGTTCGGATGTGGGAACGTGGTTGGACCGGGTGTGCCGAACGGCCGTGGAGGTTGGCGGTTATCGGATGGCGTGGGTCGGATTTGCCGAACAAAACGAACGGCGAAGCGTGAGGCCGGTGGCATGTGCCGGGTTTGAGTCAGGCTACCTTGAATCCGCCAATATCACCTGGGCGGATGAGCCACGAGGCCGTGGCCCGGTTGGAACTTCGATCCGGACAGGAGAGTTCTGCGTTACGCGCAATATTCCGGAAGATCCGGCCTTCCACCCATGGCGTGAACAGGCCGTTTTGCGCGGGTATAACTCATCGATAGCTCTACCATTGAGAAACAACGGGCGAGTGTTCGGCACCTTAAGCATGTATGCCGAAGAGGTGGATGCGTTTGAGTCCAAAGAGGTCGAAATCCTGAAGCAGTTGGCTGAGGATCTGGCCTTTGGCCTCACGGTTGTACTGCGCACACGGGCTGAACGCCGTAGCGCCATGGAAGCATTGGAGGAAAGCCAACGCAAGCTGGAGCAAGCGCAACGGATCGCCCATGTGGGACACTGGGAGCGGGACCTTAAAACGGGCCTGATCACATGCTCGGATGAAATTTATCGCATCCTTGGACTGGAACCGCAGCCGGGCAAACTTTATCGCTCCGAGTTTTTGAAATTGGTTCATCCCGAGGACCGGGACAGATTGGTTGCGGAGGTGGACGAGGCAACACGCCTGAGCCAGCACTTTGATGTGGAATATCGGATCATCCGCCCGGACGGTGGAGTGCGCTTCCTGCATAGCCAGGGGAGCGTGATGCGGGGGGACACGAAGAAGTCAGACCGGGTGTTCGGCATCGCACAGGACATCACCCAGCGGAAGCGCGCAATCGAGGCACTCATGGAAAGCGAGCAAAGATTCCGGCAGGTTACCGAGAGCATCGATGAGGTCTTTTGGCTTACCAACCTGGACAGAAATGAAACCATCTACATCAGTCCAGCCTATGAGAGAATTTGGGGGCGCACTTGCGAGAGTCTTTACAAATCACCACAATCGTGGCTGGAAGCAGTTCATCCTGAGGATCAGGCACGTGTGAAGGAGGCATTCCAGAAGTTTCAGAAAACCGGGAGCTTTGAGCAGGAATTTCGCATCTTGCGACCGGACGGTGTGCAGCGCTGGATTCATGACCGCGGGTTTCCGGTCAGGGATAAGCAAGGAAACCTATACCGCCTCGCCGGCGTCGCTGAAGATATCACGGAAAGAAAGGAGTTGGAGAAACAGTTCCTGCGGGCCCAACGCATGGAGAGCATCGGGACGCTGGCCGGGGGCATTGCCCACGACCTGAACAATATGCTGGCCCCCATCCTGATGACGTGTGAACTAATGAAAATGGAACTGCCGGGCGAGGAGAATCAGCAACTTATTGCAATGATCGAGGGCAATGCCAAACGAGGATCGGAACTGGTCAAACAAGTACTCTCCTTTGCCCGTGGAGTTGAGGGGTGCTACCTCAGTTTGCAGCCCAGGCATCTGATTCGAGAAATCGCAAGCATCATCGGTGAAACCTTTCCCAAATCGATACGCATCCAGACCAGAATCGCCGAGAACCTGTGGCCGCTCTCCGGAGATCCGACCCAACTTCACCAGGTGATGCTCAACCTGAGCCTCAACGCCCGTGATGCGATGCCGTCGGGAGGCGATTTAACAATCACAGCTGAGAATATCGAGATTGATGCGGCCAACAGGCCCATGAACCTGCAAGCAAAACCGGGTTCGTATGTGGTCATTAAAGTCACCGACACGGGAACCGGCATAGCCCCGGAGATGCGAGAGAAGATTTTCGATCCGTTCTTTACCACCAAAGAGGTTGGCGAGGGAACCGGTCTCGGCCTTTCGACCGCGCTCGGCATAGTCAAAAGCCACAGTGGTTTCATCAACGTTTATAGCGAGCCCGGAAAGGGATCGACTTTTGAAGTCTGGCTCCCGGCAAAAGTTGCCCGGGATTTGGCCGCGTCAGGAATTGAGGAGGCACGGATGCCGCATGGACGTGGCGAATTGCTTTTGGTCATAGACGACGAGGCATCGGTGAGGACGATCACCAAACAAACTCTCGAAGCTTATGGTTATAACGTCCTGACCGCGGCGGACGGCGCGGATGCCGTGGCGGTGTTTGCTCAACATAAGGATGAAATTAAACTGGCGTTGACCGACATGATTATGCCAGTGATGGACGGGTCCGTGTTGATTCCGGTGCTAAAAAAGATAAATCCAGCAGTGGAGATCATCGCCGTCAGCGGGCTGTCCACCTCGGAACATCGGGCCAGGGCGATGGCCACAGGCGCAAAACATTTTTTGCCCAAGCCGTACACTGCGGAAACATTGTTGAATACGCTGGATGAGATGCTCCATACGGGAGCGAAAACTCGCGAAGATGTACCTGTTGAGGTTGACTGA
- a CDS encoding MotA/TolQ/ExbB proton channel family protein, with amino-acid sequence MTVPVYSFLAAANASSNTMELVYIWQKATPEAKIIIIFLVIFSIVAWSTMISKALQMRRAKRLNTFFNSEFRNQKNVLGMYDRRLEVEGCPLFAVYQAGSIELDTRLKRGVAGEGRKSNLSIKAVEHVKRSLENTVAQQSLKLESGLILLAIAVSGAPFLGLLGTVWGVMSTFGGIAREGSASLAAMAPGVSAALITTVAGLLVAIPSMFGYNWLVHNLRVLTVELDNFAQELISKIETEYLEE; translated from the coding sequence ATGACTGTACCTGTATATAGCTTTTTAGCGGCCGCGAATGCTAGCTCCAATACCATGGAGCTGGTCTACATTTGGCAAAAGGCCACCCCCGAAGCGAAGATCATCATTATCTTCCTTGTCATCTTCTCCATCGTCGCCTGGTCCACCATGATTTCCAAGGCGCTCCAAATGCGCCGGGCCAAACGACTAAACACCTTCTTCAATTCCGAATTCCGGAACCAAAAGAACGTCCTCGGTATGTACGACCGCCGGTTGGAGGTCGAAGGATGCCCGCTCTTTGCCGTCTACCAGGCCGGTAGTATCGAACTCGATACCCGTCTGAAACGGGGAGTTGCCGGTGAAGGCCGCAAGTCCAATCTTTCCATCAAAGCGGTTGAGCACGTTAAGCGCTCACTGGAAAACACCGTCGCTCAGCAATCCCTTAAATTGGAATCCGGCCTTATCCTGCTCGCCATCGCCGTCAGCGGCGCACCGTTCCTGGGATTGCTCGGAACTGTCTGGGGCGTAATGAGTACCTTCGGCGGCATCGCCCGCGAAGGCAGTGCCAGCCTCGCCGCCATGGCACCCGGTGTGTCAGCAGCCTTGATCACTACCGTCGCCGGCCTGCTCGTCGCCATCCCGTCGATGTTTGGCTACAACTGGCTGGTACACAACTTGCGTGTTTTGACCGTGGAGCTGGACAATTTTGCTCAGGAATTGATCTCGAAAATCGAAACCGAGTATTTGGAAGAATAA
- a CDS encoding molybdopterin-dependent oxidoreductase, with protein sequence MTNPEPNPHSGTSAEATEDERVHREMRRRSRRAFITAFLAAGAGYGGWRWLMSRPHLDNLPSPFRKMLQLNERITSKVLDPNRRIREVSENSVTAGGPRVNGDIGLNSDIDFDNWRLQIVGTNLSFRLDDLKTLPSVNQVTPLNCIEGWTTVARWTGIRLADFVDKFYPAARKYAYASLATPDGQYYVGLDAPSAFHPQTLLCYEINGEPLTVSHGAPLRLLIPTKYGIKNLKRIGTIHFTDNRPRDYWAEQGYDWFAGL encoded by the coding sequence ATGACAAACCCTGAGCCCAACCCTCACTCTGGCACTTCTGCAGAGGCCACCGAAGACGAACGTGTACATCGCGAAATGCGCCGACGTTCCCGCCGGGCATTCATCACAGCATTTCTGGCGGCCGGTGCAGGTTATGGCGGTTGGCGCTGGCTAATGAGCCGTCCCCATCTCGACAACCTGCCATCCCCCTTTCGCAAGATGCTGCAGTTGAATGAAAGGATCACCAGCAAGGTTCTTGATCCGAATCGGCGGATTCGCGAAGTCTCTGAGAATTCAGTCACGGCGGGCGGGCCTCGAGTCAACGGCGATATCGGCTTGAACAGCGATATTGATTTCGACAACTGGCGGTTGCAAATCGTCGGTACAAATCTGTCCTTTCGTCTGGACGATTTAAAAACACTTCCTTCCGTGAACCAGGTGACGCCCTTGAACTGTATTGAAGGCTGGACCACTGTGGCGCGTTGGACCGGGATACGCCTGGCGGACTTCGTCGATAAATTTTATCCAGCCGCTCGCAAGTATGCTTACGCCAGTTTGGCCACACCCGACGGACAATATTATGTCGGCCTGGATGCCCCCAGTGCCTTTCATCCACAAACTCTTTTATGCTATGAGATCAACGGCGAGCCATTGACCGTTTCGCACGGCGCTCCTCTCCGTCTCCTGATTCCCACAAAGTACGGAATCAAAAACCTCAAACGCATCGGCACTATTCACTTCACCGACAACCGCCCCCGCGACTACTGGGCCGAACAAGGCTACGACTGGTTCGCGGGGTTGTGA
- a CDS encoding cytochrome b/b6 domain-containing protein, with protein sequence MKRLVKKHPLAIRWFHWINFPLLTLMIWSGLMIYWAGSDARFSNGVYRIGWGQTTLFHFFPDAFWRALGLQYQLARGMAWHFFFVWFFAINGFLYVIYLLVSGEWRFLVPQRHALVGAFQVLLHDLHLRKTLPPFLKYNPAQRIAYTLIILMGGASLVTGLAIYRPVQLGWLTALLGGYQWARWEHFWLTMGFVLFFVIHVIQVVRAGWNNFRSMVAGVEIEETKPDHDKP encoded by the coding sequence GTGAAACGTCTCGTTAAAAAACATCCGTTGGCCATTCGTTGGTTCCACTGGATCAACTTCCCGCTCCTGACCCTCATGATCTGGAGCGGCTTGATGATTTATTGGGCCGGAAGTGACGCACGGTTTTCCAACGGCGTCTACCGCATTGGTTGGGGGCAGACCACTCTATTCCATTTTTTTCCTGACGCTTTCTGGCGTGCTTTGGGCCTGCAATATCAGCTCGCGCGAGGAATGGCGTGGCACTTCTTCTTCGTATGGTTTTTTGCCATCAATGGTTTCTTATATGTCATTTACCTCCTTGTCTCAGGTGAATGGCGATTCCTGGTTCCGCAACGCCATGCACTCGTCGGGGCATTCCAGGTTCTCCTGCACGATCTGCATCTGCGCAAAACTCTGCCGCCATTCCTCAAATACAATCCCGCACAACGAATCGCCTACACCTTGATTATCTTGATGGGCGGTGCCAGCCTCGTGACGGGCCTGGCCATATATCGGCCTGTGCAATTGGGTTGGTTAACCGCCCTTTTAGGCGGCTATCAATGGGCGCGCTGGGAGCACTTCTGGCTCACCATGGGGTTCGTCCTGTTCTTTGTCATCCACGTCATTCAAGTGGTGCGGGCAGGATGGAACAATTTCCGGTCCATGGTGGCCGGTGTCGAAATCGAAGAGACCAAACCGGACCATGACAAACCCTGA
- a CDS encoding ExbD/TolR family protein: MRRFSQRNSLVTLNEINITPLLDLAFVLLIIFIITTPLLEKGINLQLPTGVGQPDKPSIQKKDIKMIEVSPQGYYVLDHRPLKLAEIARTLELAYKANPNLLVYIRADENGKYKLVAEILNECERIGINKISLRTDPQSPR; this comes from the coding sequence ATGCGTCGTTTTTCACAAAGAAATTCGCTGGTAACGTTGAATGAAATCAACATCACGCCGCTTTTGGATCTGGCGTTCGTGTTGCTGATCATCTTCATCATTACCACGCCTTTGCTGGAAAAGGGCATCAATCTCCAACTGCCCACCGGTGTTGGCCAGCCGGACAAGCCATCCATCCAGAAGAAGGATATCAAGATGATCGAGGTCAGCCCACAAGGCTACTACGTGCTGGATCATCGTCCTCTGAAGCTCGCGGAAATCGCCCGCACCTTGGAACTGGCATATAAGGCGAATCCCAATTTGCTGGTCTACATCCGGGCCGATGAGAACGGAAAATACAAACTCGTCGCTGAAATTTTGAATGAATGTGAACGGATTGGCATCAATAAAATCTCGTTGCGCACGGATCCGCAGTCACCGCGATAA
- a CDS encoding DUF6799 domain-containing protein — MKSVWLKKIALITLVVSVSAFSAYADKADTMHNGVEMKDGKMMVVKDGQATPMDQDMTMSDGTKVTKDGTVVMKDGKTKTLKDGQMVSMDGKMMKVKGEHMMMHDGVMMKDGKMMVIKDGQATPMDQDMTMSDGTKVMKDGTVMTKHGKSKTLKDGQMVTMDGKTMKMKEQ; from the coding sequence ATGAAATCAGTCTGGTTAAAAAAAATCGCCCTTATCACCCTTGTTGTGTCCGTGTCAGCATTCAGTGCTTATGCCGATAAAGCCGACACGATGCACAATGGCGTTGAGATGAAGGATGGCAAAATGATGGTCGTGAAGGATGGCCAGGCCACGCCCATGGATCAGGACATGACCATGTCCGACGGCACGAAAGTCACCAAGGACGGCACCGTCGTGATGAAGGACGGCAAGACCAAAACGCTCAAGGACGGCCAGATGGTCAGCATGGATGGCAAAATGATGAAGGTGAAGGGTGAGCACATGATGATGCACGACGGCGTCATGATGAAAGACGGCAAGATGATGGTCATAAAGGATGGCCAGGCCACACCCATGGATCAGGACATGACCATGTCCGACGGCACCAAGGTCATGAAAGACGGCACGGTCATGACGAAGCATGGAAAAAGCAAAACGCTAAAAGACGGCCAGATGGTCACCATGGATGGCAAAACGATGAAAATGAAAGAGCAATAG